A genomic stretch from Neomonachus schauinslandi chromosome 16, ASM220157v2, whole genome shotgun sequence includes:
- the CDT1 gene encoding DNA replication factor Cdt1, with translation MAQPRLTDFFARRRPGLRAAPPRVKPVWRTPSPAKPAPGAPARTPGGSRNRKRARPPAEPARDHPAPPARRRLRLPADTVSDPADPADLTAPAAPADLADPTVCAAPAAPAAPAAPVDPAAPAVPSSPEQAPLSAGLQPCLAAQEKASSKVTFSELKSCLQRARELGARAQELRASAQRKDAGEPSVPEDQGHPAGPCGQKAPAYQRFHALAQPGPPSLVLPYKYQVLAEMFRSMDTIVGMLYNRSETVTFAKVKQGVQDMMRKRFEERNVGQIRTVYPASYRFRQERNVPTFKDGVKRSDYQLTIEPLLDQEAGSAAPQLTASHLLQRRQVFSQNLVERVREHHRAFLASLNPPMVVPEDQLTRWHPRFNVDEVPDIEPAELPQPPTTEKLATAQEVLARACSLLSPRMEKALSDLALRTAQPSSPGSPSPALLAAPPAAPPAALRGLSQDLLERIRCKEKRKQLAQMTRRPEQEMRLQRLERLPELARVLRGVFVSTRKPALTMEVACSRMLGSYPAAMSPGEMEQHVRLLSELLPDWLSLHHIRTDTYVKLDKAADLAEVITRLARLARAEAAL, from the exons ATGGCACAGCCCCGACTCACCGACTTCTTCGCGCGCCGCCGCCCCGGGCTCCGCGCCGCGCCGCCGCGGGTCAAGCCGGTCTGGCGCACCCCAAGCCCCGCCAAGCCCGCGCCCGGCGCCCCGGCCCGCACCCCGGGCGGCAGCCGCAA CCGCAAGCGTGCCCGCCCGCCCGCCGAGCCCGCGCGCGACCACCCTGCGCCGCCCGCGCGCCGGAGGCTGCGGCTGCCGGCCGACACG GTCTCGGATCCCGCTGACCCGGCTGACCTGACTGCCCCAGCTGCCCCCGCCGACCTGGCTGACCCCACTGTCTgtgctgcccctgctgcccccgCTGCCCCCGCTGCCCCCGTTGATCCGGCTGCCCCCGCTGTCCCCAGCTCCCCAGAGCAGGCCCCTCTCTCAGCAGGTCTACAGCCCTGCCTGGCTGCTCAGGAGAAG GCTTCCTCAAAAGTCACTTTTTCTGAGCTCAAGTCGTGCCTACAGCGGGCACGGGAGCTAGGGGCCCGGGCCCAGGAGCTGAGGGCAAGTGCCCAGAGGAAGGATGCTGGGGAACCCAGCGTGCCCGAGGACCAGGGGCACCCAGCAGGGCCATG TGGACAGAAGGCCCCTGCCTACCAGCGCTTCCATGCCCTGGCCCAGCCAGGGCCCCCGAGCCTCGTGCTTCCTTACAAGTACCAGGTGCTGGCGGAGATGTTCCGCAGCATGGACACCATCGTAGGCATGCTCTACAACCGCTCCGAGACCGTAACCTTTGCCAAAGTCAAGCAGGGTGTCCAGGACATGATGCGCAA GCGCTTTGAGGAGCGCAATGTTGGTCAGATCAGAACTGTGTACCCTGCTTCCTACCGCTTCCGCCAGGAGCGCAATGTCCCCACCTTCAAGGACGGCGTTAAGAGGTCTGATTACCAGCTTACCATCGAGCCGCTGCTGGACCAGG AGGCTGGCAGCGCGGCGCCCCAGCTCACGGCCTCGCACCTCCTGCAGCGCCGGCAGGTCTTCAGCCAGAATCTGGTGGAGCGCGTCCGTGAGCACCACAGG GCCTTCCTGGCCTCCCTGAACCCTCCTATGGTGGTGCCCGAGGACCAGCTCACACGCTGGCACCCACGCTTCAACGTGGATGAGGTGCCTGACATCGAGCCGGCCGAGCTGCCCCAGCCGCCCACCACGGAGAAGCTGGCCACCGCCCAGGAGGTGCTGGCCCGTGCCTGCAGCCTCCTGTCGCCCAGG ATGGAAAAGGCCCTGAGTGACCTGGCTTTGCGTACGGCTCAGCCCAGCAGCCCTGggtcccccagccctgccctgctggcCGCCCCACCGGCCGCCCCGCCTGCGGCCCTGAGGGGGTTGTCCCAGGACTTGCTGGAGAGG ATCCGGTGCAAGGAGAAACGGAAGCAGCTGGCCCAGATGACGCGGCGGCCAGAGCAGGAGATGCGCCTGCAGAGGCTGGAGCGGCTGCCCGAACTGGCCCGTGTGCTGCGCGGCGTCTTCGTGTCCACGCGGAAGCCAGCGCTCACCATGGAGGTGGCCTGCAGCAGGATGCTCGGCAGCTATCCTGCAGCCATGAGCCCCG GGGAGATGGAGCAGCACGTGCGGCTCCTCTCCGAGCTGCTGCCCGACTGGCTCAGCCTCCACCACATCCGCACGGACACCTACGTCAAGCTGGACAAGGCTGCTGACCTGGCAGAGGTCATCACACGGCTGGCCCGCCTTGCCCGCGCGGAGGCGGCGCTGTGA
- the APRT gene encoding adenine phosphoribosyltransferase, producing the protein MADPELQLVARRIRSFPDFPVPGVLFRDISPLLKDPDSFRASISLLANHLKKTHGGKIDYIVGLDSRGFLFGPSLAQELGLGCVLIRKRGKLPGPTVSASYTLEYGKAELEIQRDALEPGQKVVVVDDLLATGGTMRAACELLGQLQAEVLECVSLVELTSLKGREKLTPVPFFSLLQFE; encoded by the exons ATGGCGGACCCTGAGCTGCAGCTGGTGGCGCGGCGCATCCGCAGCTTCCCGGACTTCCCTGTCCCGGGGGTGCTGTTCAG GGACATCTCGCCCCTCCTGAAGGACCCCGACTCCTTCCGCGCCTCCATCAGCCTCCTGGCGAACCACCTGAAGAAGACCCACGGCGGCAAGATCGACTACATCGTGG GCCTGGACTCCAGAGGATTTCTGTTcggcccctccctggcccaggAGCTTGGCTTGGGCTGCGTGCTCATCCGAAAACGAGGGAAGCTCCCTGGCCCCACTGTGTCTGCCTCATACACCCTGGAATATGGCAAG GCTGAGCTGGAAATCCAGAGAGACGCCCTGGAGCCGGGGCAGAAGGTGGTTGTCGTGGACGATCTGCTGGCCACTGGCG gaACCATGCGGGCAGCCTGTGAGCTGCTGGGCCAGCTGCAGGCCGAGGTGCTGGAGTGCGTGAGCCTCGTGGAGCTGACGTCGCTGAAGGGCAGGGAGAAGCTGACGCCCGtgcccttcttctctctcctgcagTTCGAGTGA